The sequence GAAATGTAAACGGCCTGGTGATTTTCTATGCGGATAAGATGACAGAAAGTATGCAGCGGACCATTGATGAAACCAATCGCAGAAGAGCAAAGCAGATTGCGTATAATCAGGAACATAATATTATTCCCACAACGGTTAGCAAGAGTAAGGAACAGGTTTTTGCCCAGACTTCCGTTCTGGATATCAAGGGCTATGATCCATCCAATCCTTATGCCGTACAGGCTGATTCGCCGCTGGTGGTGCATGCTGCAGAAGAGCAAGAAACATTTAATACGATACCTCAGGTAGAGAATGCCATTAAAAAAGTGAAAAAAGAAATGGAAAAAGCTGCTCGTGATTTAGATTTTATTGAGGCGGCAAGATTAAGAGATGAAATGTTCAACCTTCAGAAAAAGCTCGAAGTCATGAAATAATTCTTCCTGCACAGAATTCATTAAATTTAAGCAAGCATATTTTTGATTCATGAAAAAATTGGTACTCCTTCTCCTTACGATTATACCCCTTTTAATGCAGGCACAAACGCCCTATTATGCGGAACGTTTTAGACCGCAGTACCATTTTTCTTCTCAGAAAAACTGGATCAATGATCCCAATGGATTGATTTATCACAATGGCGAGTACCATTTGTTTTATCAGCACAACCCTTTCGGAACTAACTGGGGATTTATGAGTTGGGGACATTCCGTTAGTAAGGACTTGGTAAAATGGACTCCGTTGCCTTTGGCACTAAGGGTGGAAAATGGTAAAATGGCTTTCTCCGGTTCGGTAGTTTTTGATGCAAAAAACAGTAGCGCACTCAGCAACAATAAAGAGAACCCGCCGCTGGTAGCCGTGTTTACAGCACACGACAGTTTAAATCAATCCCAACACCTTGCTTATAGTATAGACCAGGGCCGATCTTGGAGTAGGTATTCGGGCAATCCTGTTTTGGATTTGAACATGACCGATTTTAGAGATCCCAATGTTTTCTGGCACGATAAGACAAAGCAGTGGGTAATGGTTGTAGCCATGCCGAATGAAAAAATGATTTCGTTGTACACTTCCTTTAGTTTGAAGCAATGGACTTTTCAAAGTGATTTTGGTCCGATTGGAGACACTTCAGGTGTATGGGAATGTCCCGATTTAATTCAGGTTCCCATTGTTGGGGAGCCAGAAAAAAAGAAATGGGTTTTATTGGTTTCACAGAATTCCAGCATGCAATATTTCGTGGGAGAATTCGATGGGTATAAATTCTATAATGAGAATCCTTCCAACAAAATCGTAAGACCCGATTATGGTAGCGATTATTATGCCGCCATCACCTATAAAAATACACCCGATAAAATTCCCGTTTCTGTGGGTTGGATCAACAACTGGAATTACGCCAATGAAATTCCAACCTATCCCTGGAAGGGAGCGATGTCCATTCCCAGAAAACTGGCAGTGAAAAAAATGGGTTCCGAGTGGGTGCTCGTGCAAGAACCTATCAAAGCCTTACGTGCCATGCGTTCTACTGGCCAGGTATTGAATGGTCCTATCGCTGTGAAGAATGGTTATACACTTCCCTTCCGCAGCAATTGTTTTGAAATGGAAGTGGATCTAAAACCCGCAGTTACCAGTATTAGCGGGATTAAAATTGCCGTGGGTGGCAATCGTAGTTTTGTAATTGGATACGACGCTATGTTGGAACAACTATTTATAGATAGAACCAATACACCATCCAGCTTCAGCAGACAGTATCCTTTTTTTGCTAAAAAGAATGCGTATTTAAAACAGCAGAATGAAAAGGTGAAACTGCATATCTTTTTTGACAAGAGCATTGTGGAAGTATATGCAAACGATGGAGAACTGGTATTTACGTCTCAGGTATTTCCGGAAGAAAATGATACGGGTATTGAATTTTTCAGTGATGGAAATATTTCTGTCTTCGAAAATATCTGGTTCTGGCCCATGAGATCCATCTGGAAATAAACACGATCTTTGCAACGTAAAATAATACTATGAGTTTCAGGAATTTTAAGATGGTCAGCTATGTGGTATTTGGCCGTGGAAGTTTTAATCAGTTAGATGAAATTTTAACGCCACACCGAAAGGGAGATGCACCCATGGTGTTTCTGGTAGATCATTTTTTTGAAGGCAAGGCTTTACTAAACAGAATTCCTTTAAGAGGAAAAGATAAAATAGTATTAGCGGATGTTACCTATGAGCCTAAGACCACACAGGTTGATGCATTAGCCCGTTCTTTAAAAGAGGAATTCGGAATGATTAGTGGGGTTATCGGTATTGGTGGCGGATCTACCATGGATTTGGCAAAAGCGGTTTCTTTGATGATGACTAATCCTGGCTCTTCTGCAGATTACCAAGGCTGGGACCTGGTGCAGGTTCCGGGTGTATATAAAGTAGGTATACCTACCTTAAGTGGAACAGGTGCAGAAGTGAGCAGAACTACGGTATTAACAGGCCCAACGCGCAAACTGGGAATGAACTCTGATTTCACCCCATTTGATCAAATTGTTTTAGATCCTGAATTAACGAAGGACGCACCAGTGAATCAGCGATTTTATACCGGTATGGATTGTTATATCCATTGCATTGAAAGTTTAGAAGGAACCTACTTAAATGAATTCAGCAAAAGCTACGGAGAGAAAGCGCTACAGCTTTGTCAAAAAGTATTTGTAGAAAAGAATCATTGGGATGATGAAAGCAATGATCAGTTGATGATGGCCTCTTACGCAGGGGGAATGAGCATTGCGTATTCACAGGTTGGCGTAGCGCACGCAGTAAGTTATGGACTGAGCTATTTGTTGGGCACCAAACACGGTATAGGAAATTGCATTGTGATGAATCATCTGGAAGAATATTATCCTGCTGGTGTGAAAGAATTCAAATTAATGGTAGAGAAAAATAATATTGAAATTCCACAGGGTATTTGCAAAGGACTTACCGATGAGCAATTTGATACCATGATGAATGTATCCTTGGGTATGAAACCCTTATGGGAGAATGCTTTGGGCAAGGACTGGGAAAAAATCATGACCCGAGAAAAACTCAGGGCACTGTACGAGAGACTGTAAATTTAGTCAACGCGAAATAAGAGTTGATGGTTGTCTTATTAAACTCTGGCAGCTTTACAAAAGCTTTG is a genomic window of Sediminibacterium sp. TEGAF015 containing:
- a CDS encoding iron-containing alcohol dehydrogenase family protein — protein: MSFRNFKMVSYVVFGRGSFNQLDEILTPHRKGDAPMVFLVDHFFEGKALLNRIPLRGKDKIVLADVTYEPKTTQVDALARSLKEEFGMISGVIGIGGGSTMDLAKAVSLMMTNPGSSADYQGWDLVQVPGVYKVGIPTLSGTGAEVSRTTVLTGPTRKLGMNSDFTPFDQIVLDPELTKDAPVNQRFYTGMDCYIHCIESLEGTYLNEFSKSYGEKALQLCQKVFVEKNHWDDESNDQLMMASYAGGMSIAYSQVGVAHAVSYGLSYLLGTKHGIGNCIVMNHLEEYYPAGVKEFKLMVEKNNIEIPQGICKGLTDEQFDTMMNVSLGMKPLWENALGKDWEKIMTREKLRALYERL
- a CDS encoding glycoside hydrolase family 32 protein — its product is MKKLVLLLLTIIPLLMQAQTPYYAERFRPQYHFSSQKNWINDPNGLIYHNGEYHLFYQHNPFGTNWGFMSWGHSVSKDLVKWTPLPLALRVENGKMAFSGSVVFDAKNSSALSNNKENPPLVAVFTAHDSLNQSQHLAYSIDQGRSWSRYSGNPVLDLNMTDFRDPNVFWHDKTKQWVMVVAMPNEKMISLYTSFSLKQWTFQSDFGPIGDTSGVWECPDLIQVPIVGEPEKKKWVLLVSQNSSMQYFVGEFDGYKFYNENPSNKIVRPDYGSDYYAAITYKNTPDKIPVSVGWINNWNYANEIPTYPWKGAMSIPRKLAVKKMGSEWVLVQEPIKALRAMRSTGQVLNGPIAVKNGYTLPFRSNCFEMEVDLKPAVTSISGIKIAVGGNRSFVIGYDAMLEQLFIDRTNTPSSFSRQYPFFAKKNAYLKQQNEKVKLHIFFDKSIVEVYANDGELVFTSQVFPEENDTGIEFFSDGNISVFENIWFWPMRSIWK